A region from the Musa acuminata AAA Group cultivar baxijiao chromosome BXJ1-10, Cavendish_Baxijiao_AAA, whole genome shotgun sequence genome encodes:
- the LOC103969164 gene encoding glucose-6-phosphate isomerase 1, chloroplastic: protein MASISGICYPSPALRLRLRRSLPILSPSCIRHLRPPRSIVGLPRSSSSAASSSAVPAEKIKNGAVEKDPIKLWHRYVDWFYQHKELGLFLDVSRIGFTEKFFDQMEPKLQKAFRAMQDLEKGAIANPDEGRMVGHYWLRNPKLAPNSFLRLQIENTLDAICKFADDVISAKIKPPSSSAGRFTQVLSVGIGGSALGPQFVSEALAPDNPPLKIRFIDNTDPAGIDHQIAQLGPELASTLVIVISKSGGTPETRNGLLEIQKAFREAGLDFSKQGVAITQENSLLDNTARIEGWLARFPMFDWVGGRTSEMSAVGLLPAALQGIDIKEMLVGASLMDEANRTTVVKDNPAALLALCWSWASGGIGSKDMVVLPYKDSLLLFSRYLQQLVMESLGKEFDLDGNRVNQGLTVYGNKGSTDQHAYIQQLREGVHNFFVTFIEVLHDRPSGHDWELEPGVTCGDYLFGMLQGTRSALYANDRESITVTVQQVTPRSVGALIALYERAVGIYACLININAYHQPGVEAGKKAAGEVLALQKRILAVLNEASCKEPIEPLSLEEIAERCHVPEQIEMIYKIVAHLAANNRALIAEGSCGSPRSIKVFLGECNVDELYA, encoded by the exons ATGGCTTCCATTTCCGGCATCTGCTACCCCTCCCCcgccctccgcctccgcctccgccgctcCCTCCCCATCCTATCCCCCAGCTGCATCCGCCACCTCCGCCCGCCACGATCCATCGTCGGCCTtccccgctcctcctcctccgcggcTTCCTCCTCCGCTGTACCGGCGGAGAAGATCAAGAACGGAGCCGTCGAGAAGGACCCGATCAAGCTATGGCACCGATATGTTGACTGGTTCTACCAGCACAAGGAGCTCGGTCTCTTCCTCGATGTCAGCCGGATCGGGTTCACCGAGAAGTTCTTCGACCAGATGGAACCCAAGCTGCAGAAGGCGTTCCGAGCGATGCAGGATCTCGAGAAGGGAGCCATCGCAAACCCCGACGAGGGCCGTATGGTGGGTCATTACTGGCTGAGGAACCCGAAGCTTGCGCCCAACTCGTTCTTGAGACTGCAGATCGAGAACACGCTCGATGCCATCTGCAAGTTTGCGGATGACGTTATCAGCGCTAAG ATTAAACCTCCATCATCTTCTGCTGGTCGCTTTACCCAAGTGCTCTCTGTTGGAATTGGAGGTTCAGCATTGGGACCTCAATTTGTTTCTGAGGCATTGGCTCCTGATAATCCTCCTTTAAAG ATAAGATTTATTGATAATACAGATCCAGCTGGAATTGATCATCAAATTGCACAGCTTGGTCCTGAGCTTGCATCAACACTCGTGATTGTAATATCAAAG AGTGGAGGTACCCCTGAAACACGAAATGGTCTATTGGAAATACAGAAAGCCTTTCGAGAAGCTGGGCTAGACTTCTCAAAACAG GGTGTTGCGATTACTCAGGAAAACTCCTTATTAGACAATACAGCTAGAATTGAAGGGTGGTTGGCAAGATTTCCTATGTTTGACTGGGTTGGTGGTAGAACATCAGAAATGTCTGCCGTTGGTTTGCTCCCTGCAGCACTTCAg GGAATTGACATTAAAGAAATGCTTGTTGGTGCATCATTGATGGACGAGGCTAATCGGACAACAGTG GTCAAGGATAATCCAGCAGCTTTGCTTGCTTTATGTTGGTCCTGGGCTTCTGGTGGAATTGGATCCAAG GATATGGTTGTACTTCCATACAAGGACAGCTTATTGCTATTTAGTAGATATTTGCAACAGTTGGTCATGGAGTCACTTGGGAAAGAATTCGACCTTGATGGAAATCGG GTTAATCAAGGACTTACTGTGTATGGAAACAAAGGCAGCACTGATCAACATGC CTACATACAACAGCTGAGAGAAGGGGTTCACAATTTCTTTGTCACTTTTATTGAGGTATTGCATGACAGGCCCTCGGGTCATGACTGGGAGCTAGAACCAGGAGTtacatgtggtgactatttgtttgGAATGTTGCAG GGAACTCGTTCAGCCCTCTATGCAAATGATCGTGAATCAATTACAGTGACTGTACAACAAGTAACTCCTAGAAGTGTAGGAGCACTAATTGCACTCTATGAACGAGCTGTTGGTATTTATGCATGCCTGATCAATATCAATGCATATCATCAACCTG GTGTGGAAGCTGGGAAAAAAGCAGCAGGAGAAGTATTAGCACTCCAGAAGCGGATTTTGGCTGTTCTAAATGAGGCCAG CTGTAAAGAACCTATTGAGCCACTATCACTCGAGGAAATTGCAGAAAGATGTCACGTCCCAGAGCAG ATAGAAATGATATACAAGATCGTGGCGCATTTGGCTGCAAATAACAGAGCACTGATTGCCGAAGGCAGCTGTGGTTCACCTCGAAGCATCAAAGTTTTCCTTGGAGAATGTAACGTGGATGAGTTATATGCTTAA